The following are encoded in a window of Vespa crabro chromosome 2, iyVesCrab1.2, whole genome shotgun sequence genomic DNA:
- the LOC124422115 gene encoding facilitated trehalose transporter Tret1-like isoform X2 produces the protein MAEKTSDLNDVEKTSLVDSALLPKIQTPTLDDGKINLTENDTQKDPESARPINKGSAVKQVLAALVAQLGTINTGMTFGFSAIALPQLQEPNSTIPIIQGSAEESWIASMSSIGTPIGCLVSGYMMDMFGRKRSLIITEIPALLGWILIATATDIHMIYAGRFFVGLGSGMVGAPARVYASEVTQPHLRGMLTAMSSVGVSTGVLIEYALGSLLSWNLCAAISGILPLAALLLMFIFPETPSYLISRNRPDKARKALQQFRDNNYNIDQEMEVLEEFSNKNNLKRLTGLREIVSALLKPNALKPYALLFIYFLIYQFSGTNVITFYAVEIFNDSGTTINKYLAAVILGIVRLISTIVACIACRRCGRRLLTMVSSVGCGLSMIGLGGYMWLKEYWVINQLPFMATWIPLFCIFSYTITCTLGFLVIPWIMIGEVYPVQVRGIIGGLTTMTAHSFIFIVVKTYPFFVSAFTSHGTFIFYGCISLFGTIYFYICLPETKGKTLQEIEDYFSGRSNSLYTGKIRNNPQVLEIKKGQVLP, from the exons AAAAACATCAGATTTAAACGATGTAGAGAAGACGTCGTTGGTAGATTCAGCATTACTACCAAAAATACAAACACCCACATTGGATGATGGAAAGATTAATTTAACAGAAAATGATACGCAGAAGGACCCAGAAAGTGCGAGACCTATCAACAAAGGTAGTGCTGTAAAACAAGTTTTAGCAGCATTGGTAGCTCAACTAGGAACCATCAATACTGGAATGACCTTTGGCTTCTCAGCTATAGCACTTCCTCAACTTCAAGAACCTAATAGTACGATTCCAATCATTCAGGGATCGGCAGAAGAATCTTGGATAG CTAGCATGTCATCCATCGGTACTCCAATTGGTTGCTTAGTATCAGGATATATGATGGATATGTTTGGAAGAAAACGATCCTTAATTATCACCGAAATTCCAGCGTTACTTGGCTGGATATTAATTGCAACTGCAACCGACATTCACATGATCTATGCCGGAAGATTTTTTGTTGGACTTGGATCCGGTATGGTGGGTGCGCCAGCTCGAGTCTATGCTAGCGAGGTGACTCAACCACATCTTAGAGGAATGTTAACAGCAATGTCAAGCGTTGGTGTCAGTACGGGTGTTTTGATAGAATACGCTCTAGGAAGCCTTCTCTCATGGAATCTTTGCGCAGCCATCAGTGGAATTCTTCCACTTGCTGCTTTATTACTGATGTTCATTTTTCCTGAAACTCCGTCTTATCTAATTTCTCGAAATAGACCGGATAAAGCGAGAAAAGCTTTGCAACAATTCcgtgataataactataacattgaTCAAGAAATGGAAGTGTTAGAAGAATTCtccaataagaataatctcaAACGATTAACTGGATTACGTGAAATTGTTAGCGCACTTCTTAAACCTAATGCTCTTAAGCCGTATGCTTTActcttcatatattttttgatttaccAATTTTCTGGTACGAATGTGATAACATTTTACGCGgttgaaatttttaacgattcCGGAACAACGATAAATAAGTATTTGGCAGCAGTCATTTTGGGAATAGTAAGATTAATATCTACGATAGTTGCTTGTATTGCATGCAGACGTTGTGGTAGAAGATTACTTACTATGGTATCGTCTGTGGGTTGTGGTTTGTCTATGATTGGATTAGGTGGCTATATGTGGTTAAAGGAATATTGGGTAATAAATCAATTACCATTCATGGCTACGTGGATACCACTTTTctgtatattttcatatacaaTCACATGTACTCTTGGATTTTTAGTCATTCCTTGGATAATGATCGGAGAAGTATATCCCGTACAAGTCCGAGGTATTATAGGTGGCTTAACGACAATGACCGCccattcttttatctttatagttGTTAAAACGTATCCCTTCTTTGTTAGTGCGTTCACGAGTCAtggtacttttattttttatggttGTATTTCATTATTCGGTACAATATACTTTTACATATGTCTCCCCGAAACCAAA